The genomic region CGGGGATGCGCCGCCGGGTCACAGGGCCTGGCGGTGCCGATCGGCGAGGGTGTTGAGCAGCGCGGCAGCGGTGCCGGCGTCGGCCACCGTGACGACGATCGAGCGCCCGCCGGTCCGCTCGACAAGCAGACCCTCGCCGGTCCGCAGGACGATGCCGACCCGGCCGCCGCGGCCCACCCGCCAGCCCCAGCCGCCGAACTCGCGCAGCGGGTGGACCTGGACGGAGCTGGCGCGTAGCACCTCGTCGATGGGGACGTGGGTACGCGGCCAGCCTGCCGACGACCGGACCAGCAGTCCGCTCTCGTCGACCCGGACGGTGAAGGCGAACATCGCCACGAAGACCCCGACCAGCAGCGCCGCGACGATCAGCAGGCCCCACACGCCGCTGACGACGGCGAGCGTGACCAGGACGACGATGGCTACGGCACCCAGGGCGATACCCGGCCCGGTGCCGGTGTGCCCGATCCAGACCGCCCGCTCGCTCGCCGACAGGGGGACGCGGGGTGCCTCGGGCGCGACGGGGGCATCCGCCGGCTGCGGCGGGTCACCGGGCAGGAGCACGCCGACGAGTACGGCCGGCACGAGGGAGCCGACGATCGCCACTGTGAGCGCACCACCGATCTCGCCGGCACCGCGCGCGTCGGTCAGCCCGCGCTGGACGTGCAGCGCGCCGAGCTGCACGAGGGCGAGAAAGAGCGCCACCCAGATGGTGGTGGCCGCGCCGATGCGGCGGCTGCCAGCCGACTGCCCCCACAGCGTGGTGACCGCGCCGAAGCCGAGCACCAGGAGAGCGCCCAGGCCGGAGCAGGCCCAGAGGAACGCACCGAGGGACATGAAGCCGTCGGGCCGGCCCTGGGCTCCCCAGTGTGTCGCCACCGGGTCGGGCAGGTCGCCACGCCAGGAGAGGGCCACAGCGGCGGCCACGGCAAGGATCACGAGCCCGGAGATGGTGACCGCCAGGCCGACGGGGCGCATCCGCAGGTGCAGGGGGCGGGCGGACTCGGTGCCGGTGGTCATGATGAGAACGCCTCCTTGAGGAGTGTGGCTGTGGCTTCCGGGGAGAAGTGCAGAGCGCGCGCCTCGCGTACGACCTCGTCGATGGCGGCCAGCAGCTTGGCGTGGTCGGCTGCGGGCCGGGCGGTGACGATGGCCCCGCGTCCGCGTCGCAGCTCGATCAGCCCGTCGTCCCGGAGCAGTTGGTAGGCCCGCAGGACTGTGTGCACGTTGAGATCGAGCGACGCGGCGAGCTCGCGGGCGGCGGGCAGCCGTTCGCCGGGCTGGAGCACGCCCTGGGCCACGGCGAGGCGTACCTGAGTGACGAGCTGGGCGAACAGCGTCTCGTCGAGCGAGGGGTCGATGCGGAAGAGCACGCTCAAAGAA from Micromonospora profundi harbors:
- a CDS encoding DUF1648 domain-containing protein — its product is MTTGTESARPLHLRMRPVGLAVTISGLVILAVAAAVALSWRGDLPDPVATHWGAQGRPDGFMSLGAFLWACSGLGALLVLGFGAVTTLWGQSAGSRRIGAATTIWVALFLALVQLGALHVQRGLTDARGAGEIGGALTVAIVGSLVPAVLVGVLLPGDPPQPADAPVAPEAPRVPLSASERAVWIGHTGTGPGIALGAVAIVVLVTLAVVSGVWGLLIVAALLVGVFVAMFAFTVRVDESGLLVRSSAGWPRTHVPIDEVLRASSVQVHPLREFGGWGWRVGRGGRVGIVLRTGEGLLVERTGGRSIVVTVADAGTAAALLNTLADRHRQAL
- a CDS encoding GntR family transcriptional regulator, which produces MLFRIDPSLDETLFAQLVTQVRLAVAQGVLQPGERLPAARELAASLDLNVHTVLRAYQLLRDDGLIELRRGRGAIVTARPAADHAKLLAAIDEVVREARALHFSPEATATLLKEAFSS